One part of the Dysidea avara chromosome 10, odDysAvar1.4, whole genome shotgun sequence genome encodes these proteins:
- the LOC136268194 gene encoding uncharacterized protein isoform X2, which yields MDIPVHGKCDDPVTYLRECPQQKKNLQVTGRHLLVMVTEFHTMCRILTDPSQLMNNKVKLAWLEYFLLLVSLESCELSALLKMTSVIEKPAIISCLPQPLQDAARTTTYRQLVAVMEGNPLICHKLVQVTDYLATTTEGSTTFHNQISHSHPHQTTKKKQKSPSLSNLLTLNRPTTP from the exons ATGGATATACCTGTTCATGGGAAATGTGATG atccagtcacatatctgAGGGAATGTCCACAACAAAAAAAGAATCTGCAGGTTACAG GACGACATTTGCTCGTGATGGTAactgagttccatacaatgtgtCGTATCTTGACGGACCCATCTCAACTTATGAACAATAAG GTTAAACTGGCTTGGCTGGAGTATTTCTTATTGCTGGTTTCTTTAGAGTCATGTGAGTTAAGTGCTCTATTGAAGATGACATCAGTGATTGAAAAACCAGCCATCATTTCATGTTTGCCACAGCCTCTACAG GATGCAGCAAGAACTACTACATACAGACAATTAGTAGCTGTGATGGAAGGGAACCCTCTAATTTGTCACAAGCTGGTACAAG TGACTGATTATTTAGCCACAACCACTGAAGGCTCCACCACTTTCCACAACCAAATCAGCCACTCCCACCCACACCagaccacaaaaaaaaaaca GAAATCTCCCTCACTATCTAATCTATTGACACTCAATAGACCAACCACACCATAA
- the LOC136268194 gene encoding uncharacterized protein isoform X3, whose amino-acid sequence MYYECCPSLLTRRHLLVMVTEFHTMCRILTDPSQLMNNKVKLAWLEYFLLLVSLESCELSALLKMTSVIEKPAIISCLPQPLQDAARTTTYRQLVAVMEGNPLICHKLVQVTDYLATTTEGSTTFHNQISHSHPHQTTKKKQKSPSLSNLLTLNRPTTP is encoded by the exons GACGACATTTGCTCGTGATGGTAactgagttccatacaatgtgtCGTATCTTGACGGACCCATCTCAACTTATGAACAATAAG GTTAAACTGGCTTGGCTGGAGTATTTCTTATTGCTGGTTTCTTTAGAGTCATGTGAGTTAAGTGCTCTATTGAAGATGACATCAGTGATTGAAAAACCAGCCATCATTTCATGTTTGCCACAGCCTCTACAG GATGCAGCAAGAACTACTACATACAGACAATTAGTAGCTGTGATGGAAGGGAACCCTCTAATTTGTCACAAGCTGGTACAAG TGACTGATTATTTAGCCACAACCACTGAAGGCTCCACCACTTTCCACAACCAAATCAGCCACTCCCACCCACACCagaccacaaaaaaaaaaca GAAATCTCCCTCACTATCTAATCTATTGACACTCAATAGACCAACCACACCATAA
- the LOC136268194 gene encoding uncharacterized protein isoform X5: MVTEFHTMCRILTDPSQLMNNKVKLAWLEYFLLLVSLESCELSALLKMTSVIEKPAIISCLPQPLQDAARTTTYRQLVAVMEGNPLICHKLVQVTDYLATTTEGSTTFHNQISHSHPHQTTKKKQKSPSLSNLLTLNRPTTP, encoded by the exons ATGGTAactgagttccatacaatgtgtCGTATCTTGACGGACCCATCTCAACTTATGAACAATAAG GTTAAACTGGCTTGGCTGGAGTATTTCTTATTGCTGGTTTCTTTAGAGTCATGTGAGTTAAGTGCTCTATTGAAGATGACATCAGTGATTGAAAAACCAGCCATCATTTCATGTTTGCCACAGCCTCTACAG GATGCAGCAAGAACTACTACATACAGACAATTAGTAGCTGTGATGGAAGGGAACCCTCTAATTTGTCACAAGCTGGTACAAG TGACTGATTATTTAGCCACAACCACTGAAGGCTCCACCACTTTCCACAACCAAATCAGCCACTCCCACCCACACCagaccacaaaaaaaaaaca GAAATCTCCCTCACTATCTAATCTATTGACACTCAATAGACCAACCACACCATAA
- the LOC136268194 gene encoding uncharacterized protein isoform X4, with amino-acid sequence MVQQLTTMFTGRHLLVMVTEFHTMCRILTDPSQLMNNKVKLAWLEYFLLLVSLESCELSALLKMTSVIEKPAIISCLPQPLQDAARTTTYRQLVAVMEGNPLICHKLVQVTDYLATTTEGSTTFHNQISHSHPHQTTKKKQKSPSLSNLLTLNRPTTP; translated from the exons ATGGTCCAACAACTCACTACCATGTTTACAGGACGACATTTGCTCGTGATGGTAactgagttccatacaatgtgtCGTATCTTGACGGACCCATCTCAACTTATGAACAATAAG GTTAAACTGGCTTGGCTGGAGTATTTCTTATTGCTGGTTTCTTTAGAGTCATGTGAGTTAAGTGCTCTATTGAAGATGACATCAGTGATTGAAAAACCAGCCATCATTTCATGTTTGCCACAGCCTCTACAG GATGCAGCAAGAACTACTACATACAGACAATTAGTAGCTGTGATGGAAGGGAACCCTCTAATTTGTCACAAGCTGGTACAAG TGACTGATTATTTAGCCACAACCACTGAAGGCTCCACCACTTTCCACAACCAAATCAGCCACTCCCACCCACACCagaccacaaaaaaaaaaca GAAATCTCCCTCACTATCTAATCTATTGACACTCAATAGACCAACCACACCATAA
- the LOC136268194 gene encoding CLIP-associating protein 2-like isoform X6 codes for MLIATNEVSRNGEDIFPPLAALMEPHPVLVQCCRVFSHNESAVRKVGVFCMVSLHTVMGEELKPHLSKLSISQMKLLDLYIKKQAANGHL; via the exons ATGCTTATTGCAACAAATGAG GTGAGTAGAAATGGAGAAGACATCTTCCCACCATTGGCTGCACTAATGGAGCCCCATCCAGTTCTGGTCCAATGTTGCAGA GTATTCTCCCATAATGAGAGTGCTGTAAGAAAAGTCGGTGTCTTCTGTATGGTCTCCTTGCATACTGTCATGGGGGAGGAGCTCAAACCACACCTCTCTAAACTTTCCATATCTCAG ATGAAATTATTGGACTTGTATATTAAGAAACAAGCAGCTaatggccacctctag
- the LOC136268194 gene encoding uncharacterized protein isoform X1, with amino-acid sequence MYYECCPSLLTNPVTYLRECPQQKKNLQVTGRHLLVMVTEFHTMCRILTDPSQLMNNKVKLAWLEYFLLLVSLESCELSALLKMTSVIEKPAIISCLPQPLQDAARTTTYRQLVAVMEGNPLICHKLVQVTDYLATTTEGSTTFHNQISHSHPHQTTKKKQKSPSLSNLLTLNRPTTP; translated from the exons atccagtcacatatctgAGGGAATGTCCACAACAAAAAAAGAATCTGCAGGTTACAG GACGACATTTGCTCGTGATGGTAactgagttccatacaatgtgtCGTATCTTGACGGACCCATCTCAACTTATGAACAATAAG GTTAAACTGGCTTGGCTGGAGTATTTCTTATTGCTGGTTTCTTTAGAGTCATGTGAGTTAAGTGCTCTATTGAAGATGACATCAGTGATTGAAAAACCAGCCATCATTTCATGTTTGCCACAGCCTCTACAG GATGCAGCAAGAACTACTACATACAGACAATTAGTAGCTGTGATGGAAGGGAACCCTCTAATTTGTCACAAGCTGGTACAAG TGACTGATTATTTAGCCACAACCACTGAAGGCTCCACCACTTTCCACAACCAAATCAGCCACTCCCACCCACACCagaccacaaaaaaaaaaca GAAATCTCCCTCACTATCTAATCTATTGACACTCAATAGACCAACCACACCATAA